The window AGAAGAGAAACTTGAGTCTGGACAGGGGAAGACAACATTCCGCCGTTTCTTTTCTAGATTTTTGACACCAATCTTTTTGGAGGTATGATTTTTGCTTACCAACTTATTATTGTCTTGGTTTCTTTTTCTCTTTGTTACTGTGGACGTTTAATTGTAGCACATATGATCCGTTATTATCCATTGCTTACCTACAGCCGTTATGATCTTCAGTACTGATTTATTATCTTTGATTTTGTAGTCATTCGTTCTAACATTTTTAGCTGAGTGGGGAGATCGTAGCCAAATAGCAACAATCGCTGTAAGACATTCCCTATTCATAGTTCACTTCACTGCTGCTTTATATAATTGTTGGTTTTATAAGCTACATGTTTATTATACATTCAGCTGGGTTTTGGGACATGAATATTATTGAAGTATCTATGTATGCATTTGAGTTTTTCATAGTTTGGTTTTAACAAGCAGTTACTTTAATCCTGCAGCTGGCAACCCACAAAAACGCAGTAGGAGTTGCGGTAGGTGCAACATTAGGACATACCATCTGCACATCTGTGGCTGTGGTGGGAGGGAGCATGTTGGCATCCAAAATCTCCCAAAGGACAGTCGCCACCGTCGGAGGCTTGCTCTTCCTATGCTTCTCTTTGTCCTCCTATTTCTATCCCCCTCTATAAAAGTCTGAACCCATAGTGCTAACCTGATTCTTTAAGAGCCCTCAGATGCTCTCCACTTAAATTTTTGTGTTATACAAGAGATCATTCTTCTGATTCGTTTGTAAAACATTAGTATTTTACTAGTATATAGATATTTCATTTGCTTCCCTCCATTTCTTCGGCTTCTCTTATCCCCCTCACTCAAATTGCTGGAATTGACTCATATAATGCTAATATTCTGTGAATACCAATCATGAGTTGTAATCCTGAACGAAAGAGCTGCAGTAATCGGAAGCTGCAAAGGTTGTTTATACATGAGTTGATCCTTCGATAGTGCTTTGAACTTATATAACAATCAATGATTTTGGGCTCTCTCTCACATAAAGCATCTTAGTTTTATGTAACAAGCTCATATAAGAATTGAATTATTCATGTTGAACCAGCTCCCGATATTCAATCGACCGGCCATGGAAAGCCAACACGCCACGCCACGCCACAAGGCACGAAAGTATATCCTTATTAACTCGAATTTGATTGGTGTTGCATGGTATGATATCAGAGGAGTTTGTTTGGTTTATAGTTTAGAATGATGATGTTATTTAGGGATAACCAATTTGAATACCCACAATAACACCATCTAAGGAGACCAATTTGAAAACAAGGTGTTACGTAAACTCATTTATTTTAGTACCCAGTAACATCAAACATAATACTAATCAAACTGGACTCCTTATTTAAGACAACTAATACCAACAAACAGACATGCTTAAGTTCTTACCTTTTTATATGTTAACTGTGTTCATATGCTCACACAAGTAAACCTCGACAACGTTAGGGTGGTAAGATGAGACGGGCTTATCTGAGAACCAGTTGCATCAGCTCTAACTCATTGTTAAAGCATACCCATAACTTGGAGTTTCAGAGATTCCAGCACTCTGGTTACCAATCATTACCTGATGTTCATCATGCCAAATCTGTCAAGGATGGTTCGTTGCACCATTTGAATGTGGGGAGCTACGTTGTTAGTCTGTACATGAAATCTAAAAACTTGGACTATGCATGCAAGCTGTTCGATGAAATGCCTGAGAGGGATGTCCAGTCGTGGACTATATTAATCTCCGGGTTTGCTCGGACTAGAGCTTGTAGATTTGTGCTCGAGCTTTTCAAAGAGATGCAAGTTGAGCGTGTTTGTCCGAACCAATTTACGTTGTCGAGTGTTTTGAAGAGTTGTTCGAGTTTATGTGATTTTCGGATGGGGAAGGGAGTTCATGGATGGATATTGAGAAATGGGATTGAGGTGGATGTGGTGTTAGAGAATTCATTGCTTGATGTTTACGTCAAATGTGGAGCGTTGGATTATGCGGAAAGGTTGTTTGAGACTATCAAAGAGAGGGATACAGTTACTTGGAATATAATGATGGGTGCATATATGCATATTGGGGACATGGAGAAGGCTCTTGAAATGTTCAGAAGGGTACCCTGCAAGGATGTTGCTAGTTGGAATACAATTGTGTATGGGTTGATGCAGAATGGGGATGAAAGATGTGCATTGGAGCTGCTTTATGAGATGGTGGAAAACGGAGTTTCGTTTCAGGATGTCACTTTCTCTGTAGCTCTCGGTTTGGCTTCATCTTTACATGTTGTGGAAATTGGGAGACAAATTCATGGCTGTCTTGTGAGGCTTGGCATTGAAAATGATGGATTTCTTCGATCTTCATTGATTGATATGTATTGCAAATGTGGGAGAATGGACAAGGCATCACTGATATTCAAAAGAACGCCTCTCAGAGCAAAGTATAAGTTTACGAGTGATGAGGTGAAGACTGAAATCATATCATGGAGTTCAATGGTTTCTGGGTATGTTCGTAATGGTGAGCATGAATATGCTTTGATAACTTTCCGTTCTATGCTCCGTGAACAGTTTATGGTGGATCGATTCTCTGTAACCAGCGTTGTTTCTGCATGTGCTAACCTTGGGAGTTTGCTTCTGGGTCAAAGTATCCATGCACTTGGTCAGAAAGTTGGGTACATATTAGATGTTCACTTGAGTTCCTGCTATATTGATATGTATGCTAAATGTGGGAGTCTAACTGATGCCTGGATGATTTTTACACCAACTCATGATCCAAATGTTGTTTTGTGGACGTCAATGATTTCTGCTTGCGCTTTACATGGGCAAGGGAAAGAGGCTGCACAACTCTTCGAACTCATGATAAGAGAGGGAATGAAACCGAATGAGGTTACTTTCGTGGGGCTTTTAAATGCGTGCAGCCATGCTGGGCTCATTGAAGAAGGCAGCAAATATTTCAGCTTGATGAAAGAAGTATACGGCATTAAGCCGGGAACTGAACACTTCACATGTATGGTTGATCTTTATGGTCGTGCAGGTCGCTTGAATGAGACTAAGCAGTTCATTCATGAAAATGGCATTTCTCACTTGAGTTCAGTTTGGAAGTCATTTCTATCTGCTTCCCGGCTTCATAAAAATGTAGAGCTGGGAAAGTGGGTTTCTGAAAAGCTCCTCCAACTCGAACCTTCTGATGAGGGGCCTTATGTTTTGATGTCAAACATGTGTGCTGCAGATCACAGATGGGAAGAAGCAGCTGAAATGAGGAGGTTGATGCAACAGAGAGGAATTAACAAAGTTGCCGGCCAATCTTGGATCCAACTGAAGAATCAAGTACACTCCTTTGTCATGGGAGACCGGAGTCATCCACATTCCACTGAGATATATTCGTACTTGGACGAACTGATTGCAAGACTGAAGGAAATCGGGTATTCACTGGACACAAAGCTAGTGATGCAGGACGTAGAACAAGAACAAGGAGAAGCACTTCTTGCGCATCACAGTGAAAAGCTTGCAATTGCCTATGGCATCATTAGCACGGCTTCTGGGATACCTATTCGGATAATGAAGAACCTTAGAGTGTGTAGTGATTGTCACAACTTCATTAAATTTACTTCTCAGCTTTTAAATAGGGAAATAATTGTCAGAGACCTTCATCGCTTCCATCATTTTAAGCATGGGAGCTGCTCCTGTGGAGATTATTGGTAAAAGGTCCAAGTTTATTGTCACTGTTTTGGTCCAAAGTTAAATCTCCAACATAGATTGAGCTTGCTAATCTCAGTATCGAATGAAGCTCCAGTCAACCTCAGAGTTTGTTGATCCATCTACTCTATACATATAATTATACTAGTAGATTTGAGGTTGGTAACACAAGCGTAGCTTTCTTCCTCCAAGGTTCTGTTTTTCTATTCTTGCAATCAATCATACATGCCCTGCTTCTAAGAAATAGGCCTAAGCCATTAGCTTGATTGTAACACCAACAGAGATTGCTTAGTATACACTGCTTGAAAGATAGAGTCCAAACTAAGTAAGCAAATTAACCCAAAAAAACACAGAAGGACAAGTGGAAATTGATGGCTTATTCTATAAGAGATGCAAGTAAAGTGGAAAAACCAACCCACTAAAAGTGGTTTTATCCTCTTTCAATTGGGTTAAACTTCACTAGTGAACCTTGTTAGTGTGGATTTCACGTCCAAACATACCCATCACTAACTATGTATTGCAGATGTCTTAATGTAATAAGTTTGAGAATCTTAGTTTGATTCTTTATCCCTCCAAATCTGAGCTACCAAACAGACTTGCATATGTGATCAATTGGAACTTGGAAGTTTCTATACGTATAATTATTGTAACTTGATAACTAAGTCAGTGTACTGTGCCTGCACTATTTTAACAGACCACATCCCAAATCTACATTTTCCTCAAACACCAATTTCTCAAAATCCTCTCTCATTCTCTGAAGCAGTTGATGTAACATGAGAGAAAGAATGGAAAGGCTTGTGCTTCTTCCTTTCACTATTGGGTGCGTTTCTGAGTCAAGCATTGCTGTTGGTGCACAACAACATCCCAGAAGATCCAAATCAGATACAAATCCATCTCCAACAAGTCTCTCTCAGACTCTGCTCACACACTCGTACAATCTTTTGAATTTAATTAACATAGTCATTTGTACGTCTGATTAAATTAATTAATGATCTTTGTGTAGGAACTAAAGAAGAAGAAGAGGACGAGGAGGAAGGAGATAGCCTTTCAAAACCAAACGTATCTGTTGGTATACACAGGCTCTTCAAGGGTTTCAAGAATTTTTCTCAGTTGTTTGGTAAGTCCCTACAAATGGGGATCATACTTTGTTCAATTTCTCTCAGATTGGTAGTTCTGATGTTTATTTACTCTGGTGCCTATTTCTTGTATATGATAGTTTACAAGGATGAAATGGAAGAAGAAGAAATGGATATGGAAATAGGGTCTCCTACAGATGTGAAGCATGTGACACACATAGGTCTGGATGGTTCTGGTTCTGGTTCTGGTTCTGCTGCTACTGCTGCAACAACTAATAAGGTCTCCTGGGATGATCTTATATCTCATGTTTCTTGGAGGCAGTTCGAGCTCTCTAGGCCTTCACAATCTGATGCTGATGATGATGCTATCCATGTCAATTCAGTGGCTCCTCTTCATGAATACTTGTCTAAATCGAGTCATAGAATGATGAATCAATGATGTGATTATATATTTAAGACTGTAAATCATTGCCAAATCCAAACCAGAGTTCTTGTCTCCCCTACTTACATTTCAACGTATTGGTTTCTTGGTGCTTAAGTTGTGAAGGGATGATCACTATATATGATGAATGTATAATGTAGTATGTGACATTTCAACATCTACTTCCTCAACTCGTTCTTTTTAACTAGCTAGTAATCTCTTACATGCACAGCATGTGGTGAAAACAGTTATTGTAGAGCTTAGTTAGGTTAATAACCACCCAAGATTGCTGTTAGATAGCTTAGACGAGTGGTAAACAGGAATTAAAGTTACAAAATGGAGTCTTAAGCTTCAAATATACGATTTTCACAAACAATTGTAGCATACATGAGATTCATTACAGGGTTGAACAGTAGAAGCAAATGTTTTGAAATCTACTTGACGTAGTAAGGAAGGTTTAGGACATAGAGGAGGAAGTAAGCCCAAGTGACACCGGAAATCCCTCCGAAAAAGAACCCTCCGGTGAATTTGGCCCATCCTTCGGCGGTTTGGAGCTGGTCGGGCTCCTTCTTGCGGCCGGTTAAGGTCAAAGAAGGAGCTGTGGATGGTTCTCCCTCCTTGAAGGATGCAATGCCGTACATGGTTAAGCAAACACTGAGGATGACAACAAGACCAGCAGCTGCCAAGGAGCCAGCTGCCCCAGCTACTTCGGTGTTCCTCAATGGGCCTGCCTTGACGAATGGGCCGACCAAGAGATATCCATGAGCCAGGCCCACCTCAACTCCCCTCAAAAGTGGGCTCACTGCTGTTCTGTAGGCAGGGAGGTTGGAGAGGTACCATGCAATCAAGGGGCTTGATGTCACCGGAGTCTCCAAGCTTCCAATGAAAGGGTCACCATTGATTGGTTGAATCACTTGGAATGGCTGCAAGTTCCATCAAACCACAATAGTAATTTACAACATGTATTTACTACTTTTGAGTGATTTACTTTCCAAAATTGTTGATAACATGTTGCCATTGGACAATATGATGTAGCACTATGTTCTAGATTTAGGGTTGTAGATCGAGTTAGCCGGTTAGTTTCATAATAAGAGAAATGCATACACTTACCTTGTCGGTTTGGGTGGCTTTGATGGTGAAGGAAGAGGATCTCTTAGAAGGAAAGAGCTTGAGTGGAGAGGCAGAGAGGCCCTTGGGAGCAAGCAAAGCTCTGGAAACTGGGGAGGTGAAGGTGGACTTGAGCTGGCTGGCCATTGGTGCAGCACTGGCCATGGCTGTCTGCTTTGAACAAGACTACAAGCTAACAATTGTAAAGAAAGAGTAGCAGAAGAGAACTAGTGAGCGACAAAGTGAAAGCCCCAAAGGGAGTGAGATATGATATTGGAGAGGGCAGGCCAAGTATTTTTGCCAAGTGTGAGAGTGAGAGATTGTGGCTGGCATAGACCCCTCTGATTTCATTGGATCAACTGCAACTAAAATCTTATCCCTTATCCATACTTCTTTTATTTTTATGTGGTTTCATTATAATTTTCTATTTGTTATGAAATTTGGAAAATATTGTTTTGGGCATGAGATTTGTTGGGCTCATATGGACTTTGTTTTTCTAGTGGAATGTGGGTTTTGTCAATCAATCTGGTCTGCTTAGAAGCCAGCTCTAAAAACACCATCAGCCCACAGACTTGCAAAACAACTCAGCATTCAGCTGCTGCAGCCTGCTTGACTACCCACCATTTTCTCCATTTTAAACAAGCTAGGAAGAGTTTTGATCATAATATTAGAGAACATCTTCAGTACATGGTGTGTATCTTCATATACATATACATATATATATGGTGTGTATCTTCATATACATACATATATATATTGTTAATATTAGAGAAAATAATATAGAAACATGGTGGTCAAACATATGAATTGTTATGAACAATTAAGATTACGTTGTGTAAATACACGTCGTGCATACTAGTAATCCAACATAATATTACTGTGAAATGAAAGCAGTGATCAACAAGCTGAAATATGATCAAGGTGCAAGTAATTGACAAGCATACTTGAATATGTACACAGGGTTTGAGTGTTTGACAAGTCATGTAAAATTGAAGATGGTTTGATCAGGTTGTTCATGCATGCTGGGTGACCACTGGAATTATTCAAACACAGAGAAATTCAAGAGTCAATTGGATTCTGATTCTGTGTGAGATGCATATTTACTGGAAGATAAAGAAAGGGTCAACCGAGCTAGCTTGATTAGCAGCCATCCGAATTCGAAAGCAGCCATGGAAGGAGCTCGGAATCTCATGTGAATGATTCTATTATTCGAGGATGTAAAGAAAGCTGATGTAGGTATCCAGTGAATCTGAAAGAAGAAGACACAACTACTTTTCAATATGCACGCTTAAATCAACATGTCCTTTTGGCTTTTGCATATGCATACCATTCTCCTCTGTGACCCAGTCTGATGGCTCCGGTCAAAATATACGGATCATATCTGAATTTGCACAAGCAGAATCAAATCACTTTTCTCAGACCCACTTAGTGGCCACTTGGGAATCCTTATTCATAATTTAGTAAAGGAGAAAATGAAGGTTCGAAATCTTCAAACAAATTAATAATTTAGACCTTATGACAAATTAATTTGTAGACCATAAAGCAATTTTTAATAAATTTAGACATACTCATATTTGCTGAAACTTTATTTGATTTCTTGAGGTTATAGATACAAAACCGCATTTTCCAAACTTATACGACTCTCACATCACATGACAACATAATCAAATTAGAGTACAAGGTTTGATAATGAAAATAAGATTTTTCAATAATTTATGCAAATATGTAGAAAAACTATGTAGATAAACATGACCGAAACGTATTAACATATCTAAATCTATTAATATATACGTGTTAACGACTCAAGAATGTGAGATCTCACTGTTTTTCAAGTTAATTTTAGTTATTTGTTGGAGATTTATTAGTGATTGGTGATGTAATATCTCACTGTTTTTCAAAATCCACGTTCTATCTAAACCCTATAAATCTTAACCAAAATGAATGGTTAGTTTTTATTTACAGCCAACGTTGATAACCCAAAATATTATCTTTCTCACTTCCTCTGGAACAATGTCTCAATTAGTAACCTACATTACCTAAAAAAGAGTGACAACAGCTCTCCAAAGTTGTTGTCTACTAAAAAAAGAAAATTGAACACCAAAATTGAAAAATAAATAAATAAATAAAAAAGAAAATAGCATGAGGAGAATTGTATAAGTAATGAGTAAAAAATTGGGTGAGGTAAGCAAAGATGTGAGAGAAGGTAAAAAGTCCAGAAGAACCTCGGACTCTTTAAAATCCAAATCCAGAATCGGAATCCAATTCAATCACTACTCTCTCGCTCTTTTTTCTTCTTGTCACGAGAAGCAGAAAACGAAACCCTGAAAACCCCCGAACGGCGTCGTTTTGATCGTCTCCTCCTCCTCCTCCTCAAAACCATGAGCTCCTTCTATTCTTGTTTCTCTTGACACTGAGAATTCCTTGCTGCATTTTCGAAGAGAGCAAGAAACGAAGAAGACAGCGACGATGGAGAAGCAGCAAAAGACGAACGACTACGAAGACGACGACGTTTTGGAGCCGCCGATCAATTTCTCGATGGTGGAGGACGGCATTTTCAGATCTGGCTTCCCTCAGCCCGCCAAT of the Fragaria vesca subsp. vesca linkage group LG6, FraVesHawaii_1.0, whole genome shotgun sequence genome contains:
- the LOC101312066 gene encoding photosystem I reaction center subunit XI, chloroplastic-like → MASAAPMASQLKSTFTSPVSRALLAPKGLSASPLKLFPSKRSSSFTIKATQTDKPFQVIQPINGDPFIGSLETPVTSSPLIAWYLSNLPAYRTAVSPLLRGVEVGLAHGYLLVGPFVKAGPLRNTEVAGAAGSLAAAGLVVILSVCLTMYGIASFKEGEPSTAPSLTLTGRKKEPDQLQTAEGWAKFTGGFFFGGISGVTWAYFLLYVLNLPYYVK
- the LOC101312359 gene encoding uncharacterized protein LOC101312359, whose protein sequence is MRERMERLVLLPFTIGCVSESSIAVGAQQHPRRSKSDTNPSPTRTKEEEEDEEEGDSLSKPNVSVGIHRLFKGFKNFSQLFVYKDEMEEEEMDMEIGSPTDVKHVTHIGLDGSGSGSGSAATAATTNKVSWDDLISHVSWRQFELSRPSQSDADDDAIHVNSVAPLHEYLSKSSHRMMNQ